Within Candidatus Methylomirabilota bacterium, the genomic segment CCCTCGTGGACCGCTATCGCATCGCGCGCTTCGACACGCTCGGTTTCGGCCGCTCCACCGTGCCCGACCCGAGCCACGCCTGGTCCCTCGACGCCCTCGCCGCCGACGTCCTGGCGGTGGCGCGCGCGGCCGGCCGCGAGCGCTTCCACTTCGTGGGCGAGTCGCTGGGGGGCACGGTGGGCCTGCTGCTCGCGAGCCGGCGGCCGGACGCGCTGCTGAGCGTGACCGCGTCGAACGCCTCGCATCGCGGCGGGTCGATCCGGCGCGCGCCCGAGTGGCGCGAGTTCATCCGCGCGCGCGGCATGGCCGCCTGGGCCGAGATGATGACGCCGCTGCGCCTGGATCGCGAGCGTGTCTCGCCGGCCAAGTGGCGCTGGTTCGAGCGCACCCAGGCCGAGTCCTCGTCCGATTGCGTGCTCGGCCTGGCCGACGTGCTGATGGGCACCGACCTCACGCCCGAGCTGGCTCGCATTCGCGTCCCGACACTCCTGCTGGCGCCGGGCCAGAGCCCGTTCGTGCCGCTGGCCGTCATGGAGGAGATGCACGCGGCGATCCCCGGCTCGGAGCTCCAGGTCTTCGCCGACGCCCGCCACGGCCTGCCGTGCTCGCACGGGGCGGCCTGCGGGCGGGCGCTGCGCGACTTCCACGACCGGCGCGTCGGGGCCGGCGCGTAGCCGCATGGCCGAGGCCGCCGGCGGCACCGAGGCCGTCGGCCCGCTGCTGTCCGCCCTGCTCGGGGCGCTGGATCGCGTCGAGTGGGTGCAGCGCGCTCTCTTCCCGCCGAGCGCGCCCGCGCTCGCGGAGCGGCTCACCCCGCACGCGGCCACGCTGGCCGGGCCGCTGCAGGCCCTGGAGGCCGCGGAGTGGCCGGAGGACCTGCGGCTCCTCCGCGAGCGGCTCGTGCTGGTCAGCCGGCAGGCGCTCGACCTGATCGACGCCTTCGCGAAAGCGGCCGAGACCGGCGAGCCGATCGAGCTGTACCGCGCCCTCCGCCGCTTCGCGCCGCTGCAGGAGGCGCTGTACCCGCTGAGCCCGGTGCTGGACCCGGTGAGCCGCTGGTTCCTCGAGCCGGCCCGGCGCGCCGACGATCTGCTGGTGGCCCGCCTGCGCGAGGCTGCGCTGCGCGAGGACGGCGCGCGCGTCGGGGTGCTGCACGCCCGCAACGATCGCGGCACTCGCGGCGGCTTCTCGCTCTACGTGCCGGAGACGTGGGAGGCGGCCGCCTCGCCGCCGCTGATCGTGGCGCTGCACGGCGGCAGCGGTCACGGCCGCGACTTCCTCTGGGCGTGGCTGCGCGAAGCCCGGACGCGCGGCGCGCTGCTGCTGTCGCCGACGGCCCAGGACCGCACGTGGTCCATCATGGGCGGCGAGGACGTCGACGCGGCGCGGCTGGCCATCGCGGTGGACGAGATCGCGACGACGTACCTGGTGGACCGCAGCCGCGTGCTGCTCACCGGCATGTCCGACGGGGCCACCTACGCGCTCATGGCCGGGCTCGCCGACGGCATGCCGTTCACCCACCTGGCGCCGGCGTGCGGGGCGCTGCACCCGATGCTGCTGGCCCGCGGCGGCATCGCGGCCGCGCGGGGGCGGCCGATCTACCTCGTCCACGGCGCGCTCGACTGGATGTTCCCGGTCCAGATCGCGCGGATGGGCCGCGACGCGCTGCAGGCGGCGGGGGCGCGCGTGGTCTACCGCGAGATCGAGGATCTCTCGCACACGTATCCGCGCGACGAGAACTCGCGGATCCTCGACTGGCTCCTCAGCCCCCCGCTTCCGGATTGAGCCACGGGCACAGCCATCGCTCGACCAGGCTGACCGCGGCGAAGAGCACGATGGCCATCAGCGACAGGATGATCATGGCGCTGAAGGCCAGCTCGGTCTTCCAGTACGACGTCGCGGAGAGGATCACGTAGCCCAGGCCCTTGTCGGAGCCCACGAACTCGCCCACCACCGCGCCGATCACCGACAAGGTGATCGCCACCTTGGCGCCCGCGAAGATGAAGGGCAGGGCCAGCGGCAGGCGCACCTTGAGAAACGTCTTGAAGCGGCTCGCGCGGTAGGAGCGGCTGAGATCCAGCAGCTCGGGCGGCGTGGCCGCCAGCCCGGTGGCGGTGTCCACGACCACCGGGAAGAAGGCGACCAGGAAGGCCACCACCATCTTGGGGAACTCGCCGAAGCCCAGGATCAGCAGCAGCACCGGCGCGATCGCGATCTTCGGCACCGATTGGGCCAGGATGATCAGCGGGTAGAGAGCCAGCCGCAGGGTCGGGGAGTAGACGATCAGCACCGCCAGCGGGACCCCCACCGCCATCGAGAGCGCGAAGCCGCCGAGCGTCTCGTAGAGCGTCACCCACGTGTGCTCGATGAAGCGGTAGCGCCAGTCCCAGCCCTCGCCCAGGATCGCCGACGGCGCGGGCATGATGAAGCGCGGCACGCGGAAGGCGCGCGTGGCCACTTCCCAGGCGACCACCGCGGCGATCAGGGTGGCCGCGGGCACCAGGGTCTCGCCGGCCAGCCGACGCAGCGTGCTCACGTGCGCTCCTTCCGGCGCGAGAAGATGAGGCCGCGCACCTCCTCGCTGTGGGCCTTGAAGCGCGGGTCGAACTCCAGGTCCATGGTGCGCGGCCGCGGCAGGTCCACCGTGATGACGCGCGCGATGCGCCCGGGGCGCGACGACATCACCACCACGCGGTCGGCCAGGAGGATCGCCTCCGGGATGGAGTGCGTCACGAACAGGATGGTCTTGCGCCGCTCTTCCCAGATGCGCAGCAGCTCGAGGCTCATCTCCTCGCGGGTCATCGCGTCCAGCGCCCCGAACGGCTCGTCCATCAGCAGCAGGCTCGGATCGGGCAGGAGCGCGCGGCAGATGGCCACGCGCTGCTGCATGCCGCCGGACAGCTCCCGCGGGTACTTGGTCTCGAACCCGGCCAGGCCGGTGAGCTCCAGCAGGTCGCCCGCCGGCTTGCGGTACTGGCGCGGCTCCAGCCCGAGCATCTCGATGGAGAACAGCACGTTGTCCATGACGGTGCGCCAGGGCAGCAGCACCGGCTGCTGGAAGACGAAGCCCACGTCGGGAAAGGGCTCCTCGACCGGCTGGTCCCGCACGTGGATCCGGCCGAGTGTCGGCGGCACCAGCCCGGCGACCAGCTTGAGCAGCGTGCTCTTGCCGCAGCCGCTCGGGCCCACGAGCGTGACGAACTCGTTGGCGCCGACCGCCAGCGAGGTCTCGGCCAGCGCGTGGACGAGATCGCCCCGCCGCGTCCGGTACGTCTTCTCGACGCCCTCCAGCCGGATCACGCCGAGGGCGGATCGGCCGCGAAGCGGTTGATCGGCAGCGCGGTGGCGACGGCGCCGCGGCACGCCGCGGCCACGTAGGGAGCGAGGCGCTGGGCCAGCGCCCAGGCCTGCGCGCTCTGTCCGCGCTGTCGGTCGGCCGCCGCCTGCGCGCGCTGGCGGATCGCGGACTCGTCCACCGTGGTCACGCGGCCGGCGTCGACCACCACGCGGCCGTCCACCAGCACCGTGTCCACCGCCGCGCCGGTCTCCGCGTAGACCAGCGCCTTGACCGGATCGGCCAGCGGGCGCATGAACACGGAGTCGGCCCGCAGCAGCACCAGGTCGGCCTTCCGCCGCGGGGCGATCGCGCCGAGGTCCTCGGCCTGCCCCAGCACCCGGGCGGTGCCGGAGGTGGCCAGGCCCCAGACCGTGTCGGCGTCGAGCCAGCGCTCGGTCTGGTGCGGGAAGCGCACCGTGCTGATCACCGAGGCGATGCGGAGGGCCTCGAAGAGATTCTGGTTGTCCGCGCAGGTCGAGCCGTCGGTGCCGAGGCCGACCGTGACACCCCGGTCGAGCATCTCGCGCACCGGGGCGATGCCGGCGCCGAGCCGCAGGTTGGAGCCGGGGTTGTGGGCCACCGCCGCCCCGGCGTCGGCCAGCATCCGCACGTCGTCGTCGGTGAGCCAGATGGAATGCGCGCCCACGAAGCCCGGCCCGAGGAGGCCGTGGTCGGCCAGGCGGGCCACGATGCTCTTGCCCCACCGGCGATGGCTCTCGACCGTCTGCACCTTGGACTCCGCCAGGTGGGTGTGGATGGAGACGCCGTACTCCCGCACGAGGGCGGCGCAGCCGTCGAGAAACTCGTCGGTGGCCTGGTTCGGGATGGTGGGCGCCACGCCCATCCGCACGCGGCCGTCGGCGCCGCCGTGCCAGCGGCGGATGATACGCTCGGTGAGCTCCAGCAGGCCCTTGGTCGGCGCCGGCTTCATCTCCTCCACGGTCTTCCGCAGATCGGCCGGCAGCAGATCGGCCAGGCCCGGGACGGTCTGGTAGAACGTCACGTCGGCCACCGCCGGGGCCAGGACCACGCGCACGCCCACGTCGGTGTAGGCGCGCACGACCGCCTCGAAGGCCTCATCGGTGATCGCGGGCACCGCCATGTAGAGGTCGTACGCCGAGGTACAGCCGGTCTTGAGCATCTCGATCGCGCCGATGGCCGCTGAGAGGTATTCGTCCTCTGGCGTTCTGAATCCATAGTTTGCCGCCGAGTGCGTGAGCAGGTCCTCGAGCGTCCAGTTGCCGGCCCGCCCGCGCGAGAGATGGCTCGCCGCATGAGTGTGGGCGTTGCCCATCCCCGGCAGCACGATGGAGCCCGAGGCGTCGACGAGCTGGGCGCCGGCGGGGACGGCGAGTCCCGGCCCCACCGCCGCGATGCGGTCCCCCTCGATCAGCACGTCGGCGCGGCTCAGGGTGGCCGGCGTGCCGGCCAGGATCTGCCCTCCACGGATGAGCATGGCCATGGCGGCCTCCGTCCTCTGCGCCCTACTTCTTCTCGGGCAGCAGATCGTTGGTGTAGACCTCCTCGAGCGAGACCTTGCGCTTGAGCTCGAGGTACTGGGTGTAGAGGTCGCGGGTCTTCTCGAGCTGGGCGGGGTCGAACTGGCCGACCGCCATCTTGCCGCCGGTGACCTCGCTCGCGTACACGAAGCGCGCCCCGACCTGCGCGGCGCCGATGGCGCCGTCGCGGTCCACCTCGGGGTGGTGCTTGAGCACGTAGCCGACGCCCTCGTCCCAGTGCTTGTCGCGGAAGGCGTAGTCGGCGCCCTTGAAGGTGGCGCGCAGGAAGGCCTTCAGGCCGTCGGGGTCCTTGGCGATGGTGTCCTCGCGGGCCACCAGCGAGGTGGAGGCCACGTCGAAGCCCAGATCGGCCCACGCCGCGAGCACGCGGACGTCGGCGTTCTGCTGCTGGGCGACCTTGCGGATGCGCGCCTCGTGCACCACGAAGAACGGCACCGCGTCGGTGGCCCCGCGGATGAGCGCGGGCGGCATCGACGCGGCGTCCATCGTGACCCACGTCACCGAGTTGGGCTTGAGCCCGGACAGCTTCTCGAACACGGGCCACAGGATCTGGTGGCTGTTGCCGGGGGAGATCGCGAGCTTCTTGCCCTCGAGCTCCTTCGCGCTCTTGATCGGCGAATCGCCGCGCACGAAGATGCCGTGCGGCGGCCGCCGGTACCAGAGCGCGATGGCCTTGACCTTGACGTCGGTGTTGGCGCGCGCCGCCATGAGGGCCGAGATGTCGGCGATGCCGACCTCGCCCTGACCCGCCGCGATGCGCTTGACGGTATCGCCGGAGCCCTGGCCGCGGAGGATCTTCACGTCGAGACCCTCGTCTCGATAGAAGCCTTTCTCCAGCGCGGTGTAGTGCGGCACGTACTCGCCGGTGGGGACGAAGTCGAGGATCAGCGTGTACGGGCGCAGCGGCTTCGACTGGGCGCTGCCCGTCACCGGCGCCAGCAGCAGCGCGGCGGCGAGGGCGGCGGCGAGGGCGGCGACGAGGGACAAGGACAGGCGGGCGCGTCCGATCATGGGCCATCCTCCGGGGAGCCGCGGGGTCGGGTTGACGGTGCGCATCAGGCCGCGCCGGAATCGACGAGCGGCTGTGCCGCGAGGTCGTCGAGATGGGCGATGCAGTTCAGCAGCCGCACGCGCCACGAGCGGGCCGTCCCGTCCGGGCCGTCCAGGATCGTGACCGCGGTGTTCTCCCAGCGCTCGGGCACCACGTGCCCGTCGGGCAGGACCAGGTGGCGGCCGGCCAGCGAGCGGCAGACCAGTCCGTGGGTGACGACCGCGAGATGCCCGTCGGCGGCCGCGGCGCGGGCGCACATCAGGGCCCAGGCGCGGTCCACCCGCTCGTGGAACACCTCCCACGTCTCGCCGTTGGGCGGCGCGTAGCCCGGCGCGAACATGTCGAGGCCGAGCTCGGCGTAGGGCGCCCCGCGCAGGTCGCCGAAGTTGCGCTCCTGCAGGAGCGCGTGGCGCTCGATCGCCAGGCCGGTGACGCGAGCCAGGTGCTGCGCGGTCTCGACCGCGCGGGCGAGGTCGCTCGAGAGGATGGAGGCGACGCCTTCGCGCTCGAGGCGCTTGGCCAGCCGCTCGGCCTGGGCGATGCCGCGCGGGGACAGCGGGTTGTCGGGCAGCTGGACGGTGCGCGAGGCGTTGCCGAGCGTCTCACCGTGGCGGATCAGGAAGATCATGCGCAGGCAGGCCGCCGGCCGCGCCGGCTCAGATCACGCGGTCGCGCCGCAGCTCGGCGATCGCCGCGGCGTCGTACCCGAGCCCGCCGAGGATCTCCGCGTTGTGCTCGCCCAGTCGCGGCGCGACCCGGCGCACCGCCACCGGGGCGGCCGACATGCGGATGGGCGTGCGGATGTGCGGCACCCGGCCCAGCTCGGCGTCGTCGGCGTGGACGACCATCTCGCGGTGCACCACCTGCGGGTCGGCGAAGAGCTGCTCGTAGCTGTACACCGGCCCGCACGGCACCCCCGCCTCGTCGAGCACCGTGATCCAGTGCGCGGTGGGCGCGGTGGCCAGCACCGCGGTGATCTCCTTCTCCAGCGCGAAGCGGTGCTTGCGCCGCTCGACCGCCTTGGCGAAGCGCGGGTCCTCGAGCCACTCCGGATGGCCGAGAGCGCGGGCGCAGCGCTCCCAGATGGACTGGCCGGCCGCGCCGATCATCATGTAGCCGTCCTGGGTCTCGAAGCGCTGGTAGGGCGCGTTCTGCCGGTGGCGCGAGCCCATGCGCACCGGCTCGACGCGGTCGGCGAGCCAGCCCGCGCTGGTCCACGACGAGAAGCCGACCGCGGTCTCCAGCAGCGAGCACTCGATCTTCTGGCCCCGTCCGGTCCGCTCGCGCTCGTAGAGCGCGGCCAGCACGCCCTGGGCGCCCCACATGCCGGTGCCCAGATCGCAGATCGGCAGGCCCACCGAGGTGGGCGGCCCGTCGGGCTCGCCGGTGACGTGCATGATGCCCCCCATGCCCTGGGCGATGAGATCGAAGCCGCCCTTCTCGCGATAGGGCCCGTCGGAGCCGAAGCCGGAGAGTTGCGCGTAGATGAGCCGCGGATTGGCGGCGCGGAGCGTCTCCCAGCCGAGCCCGGCGCGGTCCATCACCGTCGGGCGGTAGTTCTCCACGAGCACGTCGGTCCGGGCGATCAGCTGGAGGAAGATCTCGCGGCCGCGCGCGCCCTTGTAGTCGAGGGTGAGGCTCTTCTTGTTGCGGTTGATGTAGCGGAAGTACGGGTTGCGCTCGCTGCCGTCGCCCATGCCGCGCGAGGAGTCGCCCGCGCCCGGGCGCTCCAGCTTGATCACCTCGGCTCCCATGTCGGCCAGGATCATGGTGCAGAAGGGCCCCGCCATGTGCTCGGTCAGGTCGAGCACCTTCACGCCATCGAGCGGCCCCCGCGCGGTCGTCTCAGCCATGCGATCTCCCGTCTCCCGCGATGTCGCGCGCGTGGCCCAGGGCGTGGGCCACCGCGATCATGTAGAACACGCTCGCGAGCGGGCCCTCCACTCCGCCCGCGGAGCGGATGGGGCGCGCGAAGAGCGCCTCGTCCGCCGCCTCCACCGCCGCGATGGTGGCGGCGCGATTCGTCTCGAACTCGTCGAGCAATTCGTCGACGGTCAGGTGCGCGCGCTTGGCGACCTGCCGCTCGTTGTAGGCGTCGTTGCCGCCCTTCATCGGGCGGGTGGGCGGCGCCGCGTCGGCCGGCGCCGGCGGGGTGCGGGCGATGTCGATGAGTCGCGGGTAGCTCCACTCGATCGACGCGATGTGGGCGAGGATCTGGCGTCCCGTCCAGCCGTTTTCGTAGCGGCCCTCCTCGAAGCGCTCGGCGGGCAGCGACCGCACCAGCGCCACGACCTCGTCGCGGCTTCCACGCAGCGCCTCCAGCAGCTCGCGCTTGGAGAGCGCCGGCGGCGAGTCGACGGCCCGATAATCCTCGGCCATGGCCGAGAGATTGGGGCCGCGCGCCGGACCTGTCAAGCGGCGGCCCGCTCGTTGCCGGCCCGGTCGGTGGCTCCGATCGCCACGCCACCCAGTACCAGCACGATTGCGACCACCAGCGAGAGCGAGACCGGCTCGCCGAGCCAGAGGGCGGCGGTGATCACGCTCACCACCGGCGTGGCCAGCAGCGCCAGCGAGGTGGTGACCGCGGGCAGGAGCCGGCTCGCGGTGGCCACCGCCCAGTAGGCCACCGCGGTGCCCACGATGCCGAGATAGAGCAGCAGCGCGACGAACGACGGCCGCCAGTCGATGGCCGGCGCCGGCTGAGTCCAGAGCGCGATCGGAGCCAGCAGCAGCGTCGATAGCAGGGTTTCCCATGGGATCAGGGCGAACGGGGTGGAGCGCCAGCGGTGGGCGCGAATGTGCAGGATGCTCCCGGCCCAGAGCAGCGCCGCGAGCAGGACGGCCAGGTGGCCGAGCACGACCGCGCGATCGCCCCAGTCGAGGGCCAGCGGGTTGAACAACGTCACCAGCCCCGCGAGGCCGACGAGCACGCCGAGGGTGCGCCGAGGCGTGAGCGGCTCGCCCAGTAGCAGAGCGGCGCCCGGGGTGACCCAGAGCGGGGTGGTGTAGGCGAGCACCACCGTGCGACCGGTCGGGACGAGCCCGAGCCCCCAGCTCGCGAGCAGGTTGAAGCCGACCATGTGCAGCAGCGTGATGCTCAGCAGCACCGGCCAGTCCCCGCGCGGCGGCCACGCGATGCGCCCGCGCCACGCGGTCAGCGCGAAGAGCGCGACGGTGGCGATGAGCGAGCGCAGGGTGACGGCCCAGAGCGGCGACAGCGTGGCCAGCACGACCTTGTTCACCGGCCAGGTGAGTCCCCAGGCCAGGATTACGATGATCAGCGCCAGGACGCCCTGGCCGCGCGCGCTCGAGGGCACGGGCGATCAGCGACGGCGCGCGGGCACGAGGAGAGCGGACACGAGCGCGATACTGCCAACCGGGTGCGGCGGCGTCAAGGCGCGCGGCTGGGGCCGGGCCGGAGCTGTCGTGCCCGGCGCAACCCCAGGTGAGCAAGGATGGGGTGGGCGATCGTTACACGAGCGGCAGGCGATCGAACGCGGCGCGGCCGCCGATCACCGTCGCCAGCACCTCGACGCCCGCGATGGCCTCCGGGTCGATCCGGGTAGGATCGGCCGACAGCACTGCGAAGTCGGCCAGCTTCCCAGGCTCCAGCGATCCCAGGTCCGCCTCGCGGAAGGCGGCCCGCGCGGAGTGCAGCGTATAGCAGCGGATGGCCTCCTCGGGGGCGAGCGCCTCCGCCGGGTTGAACGGCCGGCCGCTCGCCGTGCGCTGGGTGACCATGGCGTGGATGCCGAGGAGCGGCGCGCCCTGCACCACCGGGCGATCCGAGCTGCCGGGCGCCAGCACGCCGGCGTCCAGAAAGCTCCGCTGTCGGTAGCACCACGCCGAGCGTGCGGGGCCGAGCGCGTCGAGCATCCCGTCGCCGATCTCGTTGATGAAGCGGCCCTGGGGCACCGGGATGACGCCGAGGCGAGCGAGACGCGACACGTCGTCCGGCCGGCAGACTCCGCAGTGCTCGATGCGATGGCGATGGTCTGCGCGAGGGTGGGCGGCCAGCGCATCCTCGTAGATGTCCAGCACCGTGGTGACGGCGCGATCGCCGATGGCGTGGGTCGCCACTTGCCACCCGGCCCGGTGCGCGCGCGTGATGATCCGGCGCAGTCGCTCCACGTCCATCTGGAAGAAGCCGCGGTTCCCCGCCTCGTCCTCGAAGTCGCAGCACATCGCGGCGGTGCGGCCGATCAGCGAGCCGTCGGAGAAGATCTTCATCGCCCCGATGCGGAGCCAGTCGTCGCCCCATCCGGTGCGCATGCCGAGGTCGAGGCCGAAGCCGTCGCCGTCCGCCGCCGCGTGGGGCAGGTCGTGGAGGGCCTCCGCCGCGACCATCAGCGTGGCGCGGACGCCGAGCCGTCGCTGCCGGCGCGCCTCCTGCCACGCGGCCAGCTCGACCGGGCTCCGCGCGACGAGCCCGCCGCCGACCCCCGCCTCCTGGACGCTCGTCAGGCCCTCGCGGAGATAGTGATCGCTGGCCCGGCCGATCGCGTCCACCAGCTCCGCGAGCGGGTAGGGATAGACGAGCGCGCGCACGAGTGCCTGCGCCTGCTCCTGCAGGAGCCCGGTGGCGCGGCCGGCGGCGTCGCGCTCGACCACGCCGCCCTCGGGCACGGGGACGCGGTCGATACCGATGGCGTCGAGCACTCTTCCGCCGACCACGCACATGTGACCGGAGTTGTGCCGGAGCCACACGCGATGATCGGGCGCGACCGCGTCCAGCTCCGCCGCCGTCGGGTGACGGCGCTCGGCGAGCTTGTTCTGATCGTAGCCGCTGCCGATGACCCACGCGCCCGGCGGCTCGGTCGCCGCACGCGCCTTCACGAGACGCAGGATGTCCTCCACACTGCCCGCCGGCGGCGACCCCAGCGGGATGTCGGCCAGCCCCATCCCGAAGCTCGGCATGTGATTGTGCGCGTCGTGAAAGCCGGGCACGACCGTGCGGCCCTGCAGGCTCACGACGCGCGCCGCGGTCAGGTGCCGCCGCAGCTCATCGCCCTCGCCCACCGCGACGATGCGGCCGCCGTGCACGGCCAGCGCGGTGGCGCGCGGCCGCGCCGGGTCCATGGTCAGCAGGGTGCCGCCCTCGAAGATCAGATCGACCTGCATGGCCCGACATGATACCGGCCAAACGCGCTACGAGACAGCGGCAGGGACGGGGTCCTCGCCGGTGGTAAGATCCCGCCACCACCCGTTACCGGAAAGGACGGAGCCATGGTGACAGTGCTGACGGAGTCGGGCGAGCATGCGATGCCCACCACGGATGGCAGCGGCGACGCGCTCTGGTCGCCCGCGCCCGAGGCGGCAGCGACGACCGGCTGGGAGGCCAAGCCGGAGGGTCTCTGCCGGGGCGAGGTCTGCGTGCCGCTGCCGGCCGGCCGCGAGCGCGAGCTCGTCGACGGCGGGCGCATCAACCTGGCCGCGCTGTGGCGCCACCTCGGCCGGCCCGTGTTGCACAGCGCCCACGGCGACGTGTGGGTGCTGGGCGAGAGCGCGCAGCAGCGCGCGGCCGCGCTGGCCTCGCTGGAGGCGCCCGACTTCACGCTGCCCGACGTCAACGGGCGCATGCACCGGCTCTCGGACTATCGCGGCAAGAAAGTGCTGCTGGTCACCTGGGCCTCGTGGTGAGGGTGCCGCCGCGACCTGCCCGTGTGGCAGGAGCTGTACGAGGAGCTGGCTCCGCGCGGGTTCGTGGTCCTCTCGGTGGCGATGGACAGCCGCGAGGGCGACCCGTTGCCGTGGATCGAGGCGGGCAAGCCGACGTATCCGGTCCTGATCGACCGTGAGCACCGGCTGGCCGAGCTGTACGGCATCGTCAACGTGCCGCAGGCCGTATGGATCGACGAGGCCGGGCGCATCGTGCGGCCGGCGGAAGCGGCCGGGGCGTACGAGGGCTTCCGGAAGATGAATCGGTCGACTCGAGAGATGCCGGAGGAGGCGGCGCGGCTCACCACGCAGGCGAAGTCGACCTACCTCGACGCGATCCGCGACTGGGTCCGGTCGGGAGCCCGCAGCGAGCACGCGTTCGACGCCGACGGGGCCCGCGCGCATCTGCCCGCGATCACCACGGACATCGCGACGGCGCAGGCCATGTTCCGGCTGGGCCAGGCCCTGCTGCGGCGGGGCGAGCAGACGGAGGCACAGCGGTGGCTCCAGGAGGCGAGCCGGCTGCATCCCGACTCCTGGTGCATCTGGCGTCAGAGCGCCGGGGTCAACGACCTGGGGCTGGCCGCGCTGCCCGATTTCTGGCAGCGGGTGGACGCACTCGGGGCCAATCGCTACTACCTCCCGGTGGACATGAAGGGCATGCCGTAGTGCCAGTTCCGAGATTCGGGCTCAACCGCTTCGACTCGCGCTCGGTCGATCTCTTCGCGGCGGACGTGCGCCGGGCCGAGCAGCTCGGCTGGGACGCAGCGCTGCAGCCCGACTCGCAGCTCCGTCGGCGCGACACCTACGTGCTGCTGGCCGCGGCGGCGCGAGTCACCGAGCGGATCACGCTGGGGCCGTTGCTGGCCAATCCGGTCAATCGTCACCCGACGGTCACCGCCTCGTCGATCGCCACCATCGACGAGCTGGCGCCCGGGCGCGTGCTGCTCGGCTGGGGCGTGGGCGACACTGCGGTGCGCCTGGCCGGGCTGCGGCCCGCGCGCGTCAAGGAGCTGGAGGAATCCACGCGCCTCATGCGCGCGCTGCTCGACGGCGAGGCGGTCGAGGTGGGCGCGGCCCGGCCGGCGCGCCTGCCGCATCACCGGCCGGTGCCGATCTGGATCGCGGCGGGCGGTCCGAAGACGCTGCGGATGGCGGGCGCGGTGGCCGACGGGGTATTCATCCGGGTCGGCACGCATGCGGCCAACATCGCGACCGCAGTGGACGCGATCCGCGGCGGCGCGGTCGAGGCCGGGCGCGATCCGGCGGGGGTGCGCCTCGGGGCGATCTTCCACACCGTGCTGGTCGACGATGCCGACCGCGCACTCACCATGGCGCGGTCGATGGCCGCGGGCTACTACGAGTACTCGCCCGCGCTCTTCACCCCGCCGGGGATTCAGTGGACGGGCCCGGACCCGGAGCGGCTCAAGCACGACCGCGGCGTGTGGCCGGACTTCCATCACGCGGCAGATCTGGAGGCGAGCGGCCGCGTGGTGGATTTCCTGCCGGAGCGCGCGGCCGATGCCTTCAGCCTGCGCGGTGGCCCGGCCGAGGTGGCCGGGCGCCTGATCGAGGCGCTGCGGGCGGCGCCCGCCGTCTTCGACCACGTGGTGTTGCACCCGATCCCGGATCCGCGCTGGCCCGCGGGCCCCGAAGCCGACTACACCGCCCGCATGGCGCGTGAGGTGCTGCCTCGGGCCCGGGCGTCCCTCGCAGCGGGATAGCTTCGAGCATGAAGCCCGAAGGGGCGGTCACTGGAGCGTGACCTTCCCCTTCGGGCGGCCGGTCTAGCAGCGTCCCTGCTTGGCAAGCCCGGGCGGGCACCCGCGCCCGGGATGATCCATCTTCTTCGCGTGGCCGGGAGGAATCTTGTAATACGCAATCGGAACGGCAAGAACCGGCTGGGGTACCCGAGCCGGCACGACTGCCATCCACGGGCCTCCGTGCTTCGTGGCGACGAACCATCCGCCATGATGGAAGCTGTAGTAGCGTCCGCCGTAGGCGAAGAAGTTCATGTTGACGCCGGGCGCATAGAACACCGGCGACCCGGGCACGACCACGAGCTGCGGCGGGATCGCGACGATCGGAGGCGTCACGACGACGGGGGGCGCGACCACGACAGGGGGCGCTGGCGTCGTCACGATCACCTGGGGGGGCGGGGGCACGCTGATGTTGACGCCGATCTTCACTCCG encodes:
- a CDS encoding alpha/beta fold hydrolase, producing MTGRLDRPSGALHVEIIDAAAPWSGDAPLIVFHHGIGATADIWADWLPALVDRYRIARFDTLGFGRSTVPDPSHAWSLDALAADVLAVARAAGRERFHFVGESLGGTVGLLLASRRPDALLSVTASNASHRGGSIRRAPEWREFIRARGMAAWAEMMTPLRLDRERVSPAKWRWFERTQAESSSDCVLGLADVLMGTDLTPELARIRVPTLLLAPGQSPFVPLAVMEEMHAAIPGSELQVFADARHGLPCSHGAACGRALRDFHDRRVGAGA
- a CDS encoding phospholipase; this encodes MAEAAGGTEAVGPLLSALLGALDRVEWVQRALFPPSAPALAERLTPHAATLAGPLQALEAAEWPEDLRLLRERLVLVSRQALDLIDAFAKAAETGEPIELYRALRRFAPLQEALYPLSPVLDPVSRWFLEPARRADDLLVARLREAALREDGARVGVLHARNDRGTRGGFSLYVPETWEAAASPPLIVALHGGSGHGRDFLWAWLREARTRGALLLSPTAQDRTWSIMGGEDVDAARLAIAVDEIATTYLVDRSRVLLTGMSDGATYALMAGLADGMPFTHLAPACGALHPMLLARGGIAAARGRPIYLVHGALDWMFPVQIARMGRDALQAAGARVVYREIEDLSHTYPRDENSRILDWLLSPPLPD
- a CDS encoding ABC transporter permease, coding for MSTLRRLAGETLVPAATLIAAVVAWEVATRAFRVPRFIMPAPSAILGEGWDWRYRFIEHTWVTLYETLGGFALSMAVGVPLAVLIVYSPTLRLALYPLIILAQSVPKIAIAPVLLLILGFGEFPKMVVAFLVAFFPVVVDTATGLAATPPELLDLSRSYRASRFKTFLKVRLPLALPFIFAGAKVAITLSVIGAVVGEFVGSDKGLGYVILSATSYWKTELAFSAMIILSLMAIVLFAAVSLVERWLCPWLNPEAGG
- a CDS encoding ABC transporter ATP-binding protein, with amino-acid sequence MIRLEGVEKTYRTRRGDLVHALAETSLAVGANEFVTLVGPSGCGKSTLLKLVAGLVPPTLGRIHVRDQPVEEPFPDVGFVFQQPVLLPWRTVMDNVLFSIEMLGLEPRQYRKPAGDLLELTGLAGFETKYPRELSGGMQQRVAICRALLPDPSLLLMDEPFGALDAMTREEMSLELLRIWEERRKTILFVTHSIPEAILLADRVVVMSSRPGRIARVITVDLPRPRTMDLEFDPRFKAHSEEVRGLIFSRRKERT
- a CDS encoding amidohydrolase; the protein is MAMLIRGGQILAGTPATLSRADVLIEGDRIAAVGPGLAVPAGAQLVDASGSIVLPGMGNAHTHAASHLSRGRAGNWTLEDLLTHSAANYGFRTPEDEYLSAAIGAIEMLKTGCTSAYDLYMAVPAITDEAFEAVVRAYTDVGVRVVLAPAVADVTFYQTVPGLADLLPADLRKTVEEMKPAPTKGLLELTERIIRRWHGGADGRVRMGVAPTIPNQATDEFLDGCAALVREYGVSIHTHLAESKVQTVESHRRWGKSIVARLADHGLLGPGFVGAHSIWLTDDDVRMLADAGAAVAHNPGSNLRLGAGIAPVREMLDRGVTVGLGTDGSTCADNQNLFEALRIASVISTVRFPHQTERWLDADTVWGLATSGTARVLGQAEDLGAIAPRRKADLVLLRADSVFMRPLADPVKALVYAETGAAVDTVLVDGRVVVDAGRVTTVDESAIRQRAQAAADRQRGQSAQAWALAQRLAPYVAAACRGAVATALPINRFAADPPSA
- a CDS encoding ABC transporter substrate-binding protein is translated as MIGRARLSLSLVAALAAALAAALLLAPVTGSAQSKPLRPYTLILDFVPTGEYVPHYTALEKGFYRDEGLDVKILRGQGSGDTVKRIAAGQGEVGIADISALMAARANTDVKVKAIALWYRRPPHGIFVRGDSPIKSAKELEGKKLAISPGNSHQILWPVFEKLSGLKPNSVTWVTMDAASMPPALIRGATDAVPFFVVHEARIRKVAQQQNADVRVLAAWADLGFDVASTSLVAREDTIAKDPDGLKAFLRATFKGADYAFRDKHWDEGVGYVLKHHPEVDRDGAIGAAQVGARFVYASEVTGGKMAVGQFDPAQLEKTRDLYTQYLELKRKVSLEEVYTNDLLPEKK